A single genomic interval of Oncorhynchus tshawytscha isolate Ot180627B linkage group LG15, Otsh_v2.0, whole genome shotgun sequence harbors:
- the LOC112214876 gene encoding uncharacterized protein LOC112214876: MVAELGGTVTLTCLSSDESVTRFNWFKQSFGQEPLLMASSLYVGQDSYYSINFIKDFTETERLGVRRGDYSCNLTISNTEPGDSATYYCSTAAIYELTYGDRTVLFVKDSESNIMSVLQQPVSESVQPGDSVTLNCTIHTETCAGEHSVLWFRHGSGESRPGIIYTHGNWSDQCEKSTETEKSCIYNLPKRNLSLSDAGTYYCAVASCGEILFGNGTKLDIDDHRADPLLLVSCLGVVLCVTFTLIIVLVCIMYKMNNTTCVQCRGLVSQTRSPSVTRSDAGDQDEDSLHYVALNLSNKKNRSRRQRGHMETVVYAGIRQ; this comes from the exons ATGGTTGCTGAGCTGGGAGGCACTGTGACTCTCACTTGTCTTAGTTCAGATGAGTCAGTGACCAGATTTAATTGGTTCAAGCAGAGTTTTGGACAGGAACCCCTCCTCATGGCATCATCTCTTTATGTTGGCCAAGATAGTTATTATTCCATCAACTTTATCAAGGACTTTACTGAGACCGAACGTTtgggtgtgaggagaggagactacAGCTGTAACTTGACCATATCCAACACAGAGCCAGGGGACTCAGCTACATACTATTGTTCCACTGCAGCCATCTATGAGCTCACATATGGAGACAGAACTGTTTTATTTGTCAAAG ACTCAGAGTCCAACATCATGTCTGTGCTCCAGCAGCCTGTGTCTGAGTCAGTCCAGCCAGGAGACTCTGTGACTCTGAACTGTACAATTCACACTGAGACCTGTGCAGGAGAACACAGTGTCCTTTGGTTCAGACATGGCTCAGGAGAATCCCGTCCAGGAATAATTTACACCCATGGAAACTGGAGTGATCAGTGTGAGAAAAGCACTGAGACTGAGAAAAGCTGCATCTACAACCTCCCCAAGAGGAACCTCAGCCTCTCTGATGCTGGGACTTACTACTGTGCTGTGGCCTCATGTGGGGAGATACTCTTTGGGAACGGGACCAAGTTGGACATTGACG ACCATAGAGCAGATCCTCTTCTCTTGGTGTCCTGCCTGGGTGTAGTATTGTGTGTCACGTTCACCTTGATCATTGTCCTGGTTTGCATCATGTACAAGATGAACAACACAACATGTGTGCAGTGCAGAG GACTCGTCTCTCAGACCAGAAGTCCTTCAGTTACCAGATCAGATGCAGGG GACCAAGATGAAGACAGTCTCCATTACGTTGCTCTGAATCTGAGCAACAAGAAGAACAGGTCTAGAAGACAGAGAGGTCACATGGAGACAGTGGTGTATGCTGGGATCAGACAGTAG